TTCGTTGTGGGTTTCAACATACACCCTTTTATTTGAATTTTAAGGGGTATTACAGACGTTGTTTGAATAAAATAGTACAAAACTATACCTAACCACAGGTAGCGCTATAAATGCCCTCTAAATCGTTTTAAATGGCTATCGTGTTTTTCACCCCCTTGAAACAACCTCAGAGTTTTTTGGTCCACCACGTTTCCAAAACGCGACAAGTTTTTCTTTTCTTTTTCCCCTTAAGCTTTTTTTAGCTTTTCATAGTTTTACTTTCATAATTTTATTTAGCTTTATATTCATAATTTTATTTTATAATTTTATATTTATTTATATTTATATTTATTTATATTTATTATGTATATATAATGTTATCTAAGTGAGGAAAGTCACCTCTCCCCACTCGACTTCAAAACCGGACTTGTGACTTTCACCACATCCGGCTTCTCTCTAGGTTGGTGCTTGTCATGCATACTCCTATGTAAATCATCATGGCAGTGCCCATGTAATAAGGATAAATTTTTGATTATATTATTACGTCTATTCCGGTTTTTATGATGTATTTCTAAGATATCATCATTTTTAAACCAGAGCTGACACTCTTCGCACTTACCTCGTTGTAACTTCAATAATTTTATTACTCTTGGTGATTTGCCTGGTACTTTACTTAGACGTTTACCCCAATAGATCCAGTCCCCATCGTATGGAGATTTAGTTCCTTTCACTTTGACCTGTCGTTTGATAATATGGTCACTATGTTTAACAAGGTGTATTTCGTTACTTGTCATAAAGTGCCAATTGTCGTTACCATACTTTTTAAAGTATTTTTTCTTAATCCAGCATTTTCTTTTCTTTGGGTGTCTAAATTTTGCCCATTTCCAGATTTTTTTAAACATTACATTGTCAATGAGATTAAATGTTTTACTTGAAACTACAGAGGAGTAATATCGGCTCCATCCCTTAATGATAGGATTAAGTTCCTTTATCACCGTTTCTTGTGTTGCTCCACGTAATTTTCTAATCTTATGTTTGATGGTAAATGCATGCTGTTTTATAGATTCACGACTTGGTTTGATTAATAACTTGTAACCTTTTTTACTACTTCTTGTTAGGTAATGTCTTATTGAAAATCCAAGAAAATCAAATCCTGGTTTATTTCCATTTAAGGTATGGGAAATCTTTGTTTTTAAAGGTTTTAGTTCTAATCCAATGGTTTTTAACCATTCTTCAATTAGTATCTTTGCTTTAAAAAGGATTTCCTCATTCTCATGTATAACAACAAAATCGTCAGCATAGAAAATTATACTGATAGATTGTTGTGCCTGTTGTTGCGTTATCGTACCATACTTTCCCCTTTTATATAGAAGAAGTTCACTTTTTAATGTTTCTTTAATATATTGTTCCAGGCCGTGTAATGCTATACAAGCCAGTAGTGGAGAAATAGTTCCTCCTTGAATTGTACCGCTTTTAGTCGGCTGGAAAGTTCTATTTTCTATTACACCTGCTTTCAACCATCCTTTTATAATTTTTCTTAGTGTTGGTGTGGTATTAAGTTTTTCAAGCAATGCATAGTGTTTAATATTATCGAAACACCCAGAAATATCTGCATCTAAACAGTATGCTGTTTTCTGTTTGAGTGTACCAAATATGGCTCCAATAGCATCATGACATGACCTACCAGGTCTAAAACCATATGTGTTTGGTTCGAATTTTGCCTCCCATTCTGGTTCTAGCGCCATTTTAACAAGTGTTTGTTTTGCTCGGCACGATATAGTGGGAATACCAAGGGGACGATGTTCCGATGGTTTTCCAGGTTTTGGAATCCAGATGCGTCTTGATGGTTTTGCTTTTTCTCTTAAATCCATAGAGTGTGCTAATTGCATTCTTTCTTTTTGGTTGAGATTGGCTTTTCCGTCAATACCTGCAGTCTTTTTTCCTCTATTGTCCTGTGTTACTCTTCTAACCGCTAGCGTTCTTGCACTTGTAGTTTTGAGTAATAATCTCTGGAGATTACGCACCCTTTTGATATCATTACATTTAGAAGCTCGGTAAATTCGTTTTTGTAGCTTAAATGAAGATTTCTCCAGCTTGCGCCAGGGAATTTCATTCCATTCATACCTAACATTTTGTTGGCTCATAACATATTGACCACCACTTACAACTTTACCTTCCAAACTACAGTGTCTACGTCTGCATATCCTAAACATTACTTTAGGCATTAGCTTCTTAGACAATCCTTCCAACATAAATGCTTGCGGCTGGCTACCTGCTTATATTCAAATGAATACGAGAGCATTTACA
This portion of the Wolbachia endosymbiont of Ctenocephalides felis wCfeF genome encodes:
- a CDS encoding Group II intron-encoded protein LtrA; translation: MLEGLSKKLMPKVMFRICRRRHCSLEGKVVSGGQYVMSQQNVRYEWNEIPWRKLEKSSFKLQKRIYRASKCNDIKRVRNLQRLLLKTTSARTLAVRRVTQDNRGKKTAGIDGKANLNQKERMQLAHSMDLREKAKPSRRIWIPKPGKPSEHRPLGIPTISCRAKQTLVKMALEPEWEAKFEPNTYGFRPGRSCHDAIGAIFGTLKQKTAYCLDADISGCFDNIKHYALLEKLNTTPTLRKIIKGWLKAGVIENRTFQPTKSGTIQGGTISPLLACIALHGLEQYIKETLKSELLLYKRGKYGTITQQQAQQSISIIFYADDFVVIHENEEILFKAKILIEEWLKTIGLELKPLKTKISHTLNGNKPGFDFLGFSIRHYLTRSSKKGYKLLIKPSRESIKQHAFTIKHKIRKLRGATQETVIKELNPIIKGWSRYYSSVVSSKTFNLIDNVMFKKIWKWAKFRHPKKRKCWIKKKYFKKYGNDNWHFMTSNEIHLVKHSDHIIKRQVKVKGTKSPYDGDWIYWGKRLSKVPGKSPRVIKLLKLQRGKCEECQLWFKNDDILEIHHKNRNRRNNIIKNLSLLHGHCHDDLHRSMHDKHQPREKPDVVKVTSPVLKSSGER